One segment of Candidatus Methylomirabilis sp. DNA contains the following:
- a CDS encoding thiamine pyrophosphate-binding protein, translated as MDWSGILYGRLRQGGIRYFVHVPDSPLSRLISLAGADAEAILLPATREEEGVGIAVGVHLGGGRAAVLMQTSGLGNTLNALASLAIPYRIPLLMVISLRGEPGEWNAAQVPMGRATRPVLEALGLPHATLTAAGEIPELVPSLTDVAFRTRTPAALLLSKRLTAGPPP; from the coding sequence GTGGACTGGTCGGGGATACTCTACGGCCGGCTGCGGCAGGGGGGGATCCGCTACTTCGTCCATGTCCCGGATAGCCCGCTCTCCCGCCTCATCAGCCTGGCCGGGGCGGACGCGGAGGCCATCCTGCTCCCGGCGACCAGGGAAGAGGAGGGGGTGGGAATCGCCGTGGGGGTCCACCTGGGAGGTGGGCGGGCTGCGGTCCTGATGCAGACGAGCGGCCTCGGCAACACGCTCAATGCCCTCGCCTCGCTGGCCATCCCCTATCGGATCCCCCTCCTCATGGTCATTAGCTTGCGCGGAGAGCCTGGGGAGTGGAACGCGGCCCAGGTTCCGATGGGCCGGGCAACCCGCCCCGTCCTGGAGGCCCTTGGGCTGCCACACGCCACGCTCACAGCCGCTGGCGAGATCCCGGAGCTGGTCCCCTCTCTGACCGACGTCGCCTTCCGGACCAGAACACCCGCCGCCCTCCTCCTGTCCAAGCGGCTGACGGCGGGGCCCCCCCCGTGA